A genome region from bacterium includes the following:
- a CDS encoding AbrB/MazE/SpoVT family DNA-binding domain-containing protein encodes MKKCEFSIEDHFIGTVTVGERGQIVIPAEARQLLGINPGDKLMIMRAPAHRGIVAFRIDDFREWVDSLQAGMQYLESQSVKEE; translated from the coding sequence ATGAAAAAGTGTGAGTTCTCGATTGAGGACCATTTTATTGGCACTGTTACTGTTGGTGAGCGAGGTCAAATTGTTATCCCTGCGGAAGCACGGCAATTGTTGGGAATTAATCCCGGCGATAAGCTAATGATTATGCGTGCGCCCGCTCATCGGGGTATTGTTGCCTTTAGAATTGATGACTTTCGTGAATGGGTAGATTCATTGCAAGCAGGAATGCAGTACTTAGAAAGTCAAAGTGTCAAGGAGGAATAA
- a CDS encoding TolC family protein, with protein MIYRYLSTFFMLLLVGCGLVLAQAPIQPTTAPGTPGQPAQPVVSQMVSHSDPGALPLTLDQALAIAESNSEAITIVRARHEQAHGRVQEALSTFIPNLTASGTYTQFDESMTASFPAGVDQNNNQTFQSITIQPKTSKKAALTASLYMSSSVLAVLPAQKAGLSISEQEIRRVRQQLALDVKNAYYNVTRSGRLLDVAEEALRNAQQRLTLAQAQYAAGTVAQFDVIRAQTHVSQNQQNLLAAQNGLDLSKKALNNILARPINTPVALYDVTTLPTMDQALIELERVAVVNRPEIEEGRQNVKLQKLLVQVAQRSVLPSLVLSSTLNYDPEPSGFGGRKTSFVTVAVLSVPIFDGGLARGRVRQQRAEVEIAKANLTQLNRGVSLEVTQAYLNLANSKERLNTADSAVTEATESLRLSRIRYQSGVSILLEVSDAELAFTQAETNLVNARYDYLTAWAQLQKAIGQDVAVN; from the coding sequence GTGATATACCGATATTTATCAACATTTTTTATGCTTCTATTGGTTGGTTGTGGCTTGGTACTAGCTCAAGCGCCAATCCAGCCGACGACGGCTCCAGGCACACCTGGTCAACCGGCACAGCCAGTGGTTTCGCAGATGGTGTCCCATTCGGATCCAGGTGCATTACCACTAACTTTGGATCAGGCTCTCGCAATCGCTGAATCGAATAGCGAGGCGATCACCATTGTGCGAGCTAGACACGAACAAGCCCATGGGCGTGTGCAAGAAGCGCTGTCAACATTTATACCGAATTTAACCGCTAGTGGAACTTATACACAGTTCGACGAATCTATGACAGCTTCTTTCCCCGCAGGTGTTGACCAAAATAATAATCAGACATTCCAGTCGATTACCATACAACCTAAAACGTCTAAGAAAGCCGCTTTGACTGCAAGTCTGTATATGAGTAGTTCCGTGCTTGCGGTTTTGCCGGCTCAGAAAGCCGGGCTGAGTATTTCAGAACAGGAAATCCGGCGGGTACGTCAGCAGCTTGCGTTGGATGTGAAGAACGCGTATTACAACGTAACTCGCTCAGGCCGATTGTTAGATGTTGCCGAAGAGGCGCTGCGCAACGCTCAACAGCGACTAACACTTGCGCAGGCACAATATGCTGCAGGGACGGTTGCACAGTTCGATGTGATTCGAGCCCAGACGCATGTTAGCCAGAACCAGCAGAATCTATTGGCAGCCCAGAATGGGCTGGATCTCTCAAAGAAAGCTTTAAATAACATCTTAGCTCGTCCAATTAATACGCCGGTTGCTCTCTATGATGTAACGACACTTCCGACGATGGATCAGGCTTTAATAGAATTGGAACGAGTTGCGGTGGTGAACCGTCCTGAAATCGAGGAAGGACGTCAGAATGTGAAGCTCCAAAAGCTCCTTGTTCAAGTCGCTCAGCGAAGCGTTCTGCCCTCGCTTGTTTTGTCGAGCACACTTAACTATGATCCTGAGCCGAGTGGCTTTGGCGGCAGAAAGACCTCGTTCGTAACAGTCGCTGTTCTGTCGGTGCCGATTTTTGATGGAGGTTTAGCTAGAGGGAGGGTTCGACAACAGCGTGCTGAAGTGGAAATCGCTAAGGCAAATTTGACCCAGCTAAACCGAGGCGTATCGTTAGAAGTGACACAAGCGTATTTGAACTTGGCAAATTCTAAAGAGCGGCTAAATACAGCGGACTCAGCGGTTACAGAGGCGACTGAGAGCCTTCGATTGTCTCGCATACGCTATCAGTCGGGCGTGTCAATTCTACTGGAAGTAAGCGATGCCGAACTTGCTTTTACGCAAGCAGAAACGAACTTAGTTAATGCCCGTTATGACTATCTAACCGCTTGGGCTCAATTGCAGAAAGCAATCGGGCAAGATGTTGCGGTCAATTAA
- a CDS encoding efflux RND transporter periplasmic adaptor subunit, protein MKRIVVWIFALTALAVIISGCGKKQQTSANGASEAAKESGVPVKVTKVSQGTIAQTLAVTGSLTALRDVQLAAKSLGRIQAVFVNEGDVVRVGQIVVQQDASDLLVQLNSVNAQLQSAHALYAQAQSGISAAKSALAQAKTMAATQPEQTSAAISSANAQLSQAKSNITAAKSNRDRALADYKRFQSLASSGAISQQQLDSSKSGYDTAESQLSAAKQQVIVAEQGVRAAKAASSQVDISKERVTAAQAGLEQARAQSGVAQAAIKGAQSQIDNLNKQISNLSVRSSISGVVAQKTAQPGQTGAPGAPLLRIVDLGSIVFEGKVDESQLSYFRQGQPVSIKVEAFPNEMFAGTVSKIYPAGDPNSRDFKVQFSVNNSSRRLRPGMFARGEVIIKQYKNVSLVPKDAIVQVGEKTWLYTIDSGKAKKLPVKVQVTDQRFAMVIGASIGQQIIIQGQNDLQDNTAVRIQPD, encoded by the coding sequence TTGAAACGAATTGTTGTGTGGATATTCGCTTTGACCGCGTTAGCGGTCATTATTTCAGGTTGTGGCAAAAAACAGCAAACTAGCGCAAATGGAGCTTCAGAAGCGGCTAAAGAAAGTGGCGTTCCTGTCAAAGTAACGAAGGTTAGCCAGGGGACGATTGCTCAGACTTTGGCTGTTACAGGGAGCTTGACAGCGCTTAGAGATGTTCAGTTGGCTGCCAAATCTCTTGGTCGCATTCAAGCGGTCTTTGTGAACGAGGGTGATGTAGTTAGGGTAGGGCAGATTGTCGTCCAACAAGATGCCAGTGATTTACTCGTTCAGCTTAACTCGGTTAATGCACAGTTGCAGTCAGCTCACGCTTTGTATGCTCAAGCCCAATCCGGCATTTCCGCAGCCAAATCTGCTTTAGCGCAAGCGAAAACGATGGCTGCCACTCAACCAGAGCAAACGAGCGCTGCCATTAGCAGCGCCAATGCCCAGTTGAGCCAAGCGAAGAGTAATATTACCGCAGCTAAATCCAACCGAGATCGAGCATTAGCTGACTATAAACGATTTCAATCTTTGGCAAGTAGCGGCGCTATATCGCAACAACAGCTTGATTCCTCAAAGTCGGGTTATGATACCGCCGAATCGCAGTTATCGGCTGCAAAGCAGCAGGTTATTGTGGCTGAGCAAGGGGTGCGAGCAGCGAAAGCGGCTTCTTCCCAAGTTGACATCAGCAAAGAGCGAGTAACTGCCGCTCAAGCAGGTCTTGAGCAAGCGAGAGCACAATCGGGAGTTGCTCAAGCAGCCATAAAAGGCGCTCAATCCCAAATTGACAATCTCAACAAGCAAATTAGCAACTTATCTGTCCGTAGTTCGATTTCGGGCGTAGTTGCTCAAAAAACTGCTCAGCCAGGCCAAACAGGAGCGCCGGGTGCACCCTTGCTTCGTATCGTTGATTTAGGCTCGATAGTTTTCGAGGGCAAGGTTGACGAATCACAACTCAGTTATTTTCGGCAAGGTCAACCGGTATCTATAAAAGTTGAAGCGTTCCCAAATGAAATGTTTGCAGGAACGGTTTCGAAAATATATCCAGCCGGTGATCCGAACTCTCGCGATTTCAAAGTTCAATTCAGCGTAAATAATTCAAGCCGCCGATTAAGGCCGGGGATGTTTGCCCGAGGCGAAGTGATAATCAAGCAGTATAAAAACGTTTCTCTCGTACCTAAGGATGCGATTGTCCAAGTAGGTGAAAAGACATGGCTTTATACAATCGACAGTGGTAAGGCAAAGAAACTGCCTGTAAAAGTTCAAGTTACCGACCAACGGTTTGCAATGGTTATCGGCGCTAGCATTGGGCAGCAGATCATCATTCAAGGTCAAAACGACCTTCAGGACAACACAGCAGTTCGGATTCAGCCCGACTAG
- a CDS encoding efflux RND transporter permease subunit — protein sequence MWLTNLSIRRPIFILMIMTTFIVLGLYSYLRMKTELQPNVSFPMITIITAYPGAGPEEIELQVSKRIEDAVSSTAGVKAVDSISREGASIVIVEFNLGTNLDTAFSDARSKVDSIRQNLPKDSLSPSISKLDANSAPVLYVGISSKRPSQELRDLADDIFKDKLGRVSGVASVAITGGDEREILVALKPDRLIAYGITPSKLLDKIREANLDLPAGHIVEGNKENALRFDGKFKDVDQIRNLKINLANIDNPNSPGPSVPLSSIATIQDTIAERREINRLQGQNSLTIIVQKSADANTVQVVDGVKKEIEGLKLAYSDIKFEYSQDQGVKVNESLLDLRVSLFLGIILVVLIIYLFLHSFRGTLIVSLAIPTSIFATFIVMYFAGFTINSMTMLALSLAVGILVDDAIVVLENIYRHLNMGEAPAQAAINGRSEIGLAAITITLIDVVVFVPVAFMGGIVGEFFRSFGITVAAATLFSLFVSFTLTPMLASRWYKQGENTEELHGFFLWFETKYHALLGRYRRILNWALDHRWLIVLIGFGALLAVFNVIGGSFGTFVDAVKAIPLAVIKPWGVIALIFYLLGVVKRKPYLRRAGMGFIALGVALALATVFGASFGRPLFKFRFAPDQDQGTIQISLRMPPGASLEMTDAAARKIEAICIKTPDVKFTTTIVGATTQSFFGAGDSGTRFSEIDLTLNDKASFLNRIAPFLSKILPFLRDPEERFRSDQVIVAELREKIGQVPGAMITISAVSGFGHFGAPIQVAFYGTNLQELTDTANKAKQVIASVDGILYPDISWTAGQPEYRAEIDRDKANDLDVSATQIASNLRIAYEGNTDIKFRQNGKEYPIRVRLGEQERNNLAGLSQIPIAFRNGSPVWLSSVTNLKYYSSPTKIQRHDRNRQVVVLGYLATGKSPGNMQLIIDKKLADAGLPPPGIKMDWQGENKMMGEEMGFMFQALLLAFILVYILMASLFDNLLTPLIIMLAQPQAMVGALLALVITNVGFSIVAMIGVIMLVGLVGKNAILLVDYTNTLRERGLTRRNALLEAGPTRLRPILMTTSAMVLAMIPVALAIGRGSEFRAPLGIAVIGGLILSTVLTLVVIPCIYTIFDDLSNWISRTVFKRQLAPVESEQEPVAINSIPSNGSE from the coding sequence ATGTGGTTGACCAATTTATCAATCCGCCGTCCGATTTTCATCCTGATGATCATGACCACGTTCATCGTTTTGGGGCTATATTCGTATCTGCGAATGAAGACCGAGCTTCAGCCGAACGTAAGTTTCCCGATGATCACTATCATTACTGCGTATCCTGGTGCAGGACCTGAAGAAATTGAACTTCAGGTTAGCAAAAGAATTGAGGATGCAGTTAGTAGCACGGCAGGTGTGAAGGCCGTTGACTCGATTTCGCGTGAGGGAGCCTCCATTGTCATAGTCGAATTCAACTTAGGCACTAATTTGGATACCGCCTTTTCAGATGCTCGCTCAAAGGTGGACTCCATTCGCCAGAATCTGCCCAAAGATTCCCTGTCACCCTCAATTAGCAAGCTAGATGCCAACTCGGCGCCTGTCTTATATGTCGGTATCAGTAGTAAAAGGCCCTCTCAAGAGTTGCGAGATTTGGCTGATGATATTTTCAAGGATAAACTCGGGCGTGTTTCGGGGGTTGCTTCGGTTGCTATAACCGGTGGCGATGAACGCGAAATCCTGGTTGCGCTTAAGCCGGACAGGCTTATTGCCTATGGAATTACGCCTTCAAAGTTACTTGATAAGATTCGCGAAGCAAATCTTGATCTGCCTGCAGGTCATATAGTTGAGGGAAATAAAGAGAACGCATTACGTTTTGATGGCAAGTTTAAAGATGTCGATCAGATACGAAACCTCAAGATTAACCTGGCAAACATAGATAATCCTAATTCACCCGGGCCGTCTGTTCCTCTGTCATCGATAGCAACTATTCAAGATACGATTGCCGAACGACGAGAAATCAACCGGCTTCAAGGTCAAAACAGTTTGACGATAATTGTCCAGAAGTCTGCCGATGCTAATACCGTTCAGGTAGTTGATGGTGTTAAGAAGGAGATCGAAGGACTCAAGTTAGCCTATTCCGATATCAAATTCGAGTATTCACAAGACCAAGGGGTCAAGGTAAATGAGTCGCTTTTGGACTTACGAGTCAGCCTTTTTCTGGGTATCATTTTGGTCGTATTAATCATTTATCTGTTCTTGCATAGCTTCCGAGGCACGCTTATCGTTTCGTTGGCAATTCCGACCTCGATTTTCGCTACATTTATCGTTATGTATTTCGCTGGCTTTACCATCAACTCAATGACGATGCTGGCGCTATCACTGGCGGTCGGAATTCTCGTGGACGATGCTATCGTCGTATTGGAGAATATTTATCGGCACTTGAATATGGGAGAGGCGCCGGCTCAGGCCGCAATTAATGGTCGAAGTGAAATCGGCTTAGCTGCTATCACCATTACACTTATTGATGTTGTCGTGTTTGTGCCGGTAGCGTTTATGGGTGGTATTGTCGGTGAGTTCTTCCGTTCATTTGGTATCACTGTTGCCGCCGCGACCCTCTTCAGTCTTTTTGTTTCATTTACTCTAACGCCTATGCTGGCAAGCCGGTGGTATAAGCAGGGAGAGAATACCGAAGAACTTCACGGGTTCTTCCTTTGGTTCGAAACGAAATATCACGCTCTTTTAGGGAGATATCGAAGGATATTGAATTGGGCGCTTGACCATCGGTGGTTAATTGTACTAATTGGTTTTGGGGCATTGCTTGCGGTGTTTAACGTTATCGGGGGGTCATTTGGCACTTTTGTAGATGCTGTTAAAGCTATCCCATTAGCGGTGATCAAGCCTTGGGGAGTTATCGCGCTAATTTTCTACCTATTAGGAGTTGTAAAGCGAAAGCCTTATCTTCGACGAGCAGGGATGGGGTTCATTGCTCTTGGTGTTGCCTTAGCTTTAGCTACGGTGTTTGGAGCAAGTTTTGGCAGGCCGCTCTTTAAGTTCAGGTTTGCGCCAGATCAGGATCAAGGAACAATTCAAATCTCGCTCAGGATGCCTCCTGGCGCTTCGTTAGAAATGACCGATGCTGCCGCACGTAAAATAGAGGCCATTTGCATCAAAACCCCTGATGTGAAGTTCACTACAACGATCGTAGGCGCAACTACTCAAAGCTTTTTTGGGGCTGGCGATTCGGGAACACGTTTTTCAGAAATTGACCTGACTCTTAATGATAAGGCCAGTTTTTTGAATAGGATAGCCCCCTTTCTTAGTAAGATATTGCCTTTTCTACGAGACCCTGAAGAGCGTTTCCGCAGTGATCAAGTCATCGTAGCTGAATTACGAGAAAAGATCGGCCAAGTGCCGGGCGCTATGATCACGATAAGCGCGGTGAGTGGTTTCGGTCACTTTGGCGCTCCTATACAAGTCGCTTTCTATGGCACGAACTTGCAGGAACTGACCGATACGGCCAACAAAGCAAAACAGGTTATCGCTTCCGTTGATGGCATTCTCTATCCTGATATTTCCTGGACTGCTGGTCAACCTGAGTACCGAGCTGAAATCGATCGTGATAAAGCCAACGATTTAGATGTTAGCGCAACTCAAATTGCATCAAATTTGCGTATTGCTTACGAAGGAAATACCGACATCAAGTTCCGCCAGAATGGTAAGGAGTACCCCATTCGTGTGCGGCTGGGTGAGCAGGAGCGCAATAATCTAGCCGGCCTTTCACAGATACCCATTGCTTTCCGCAACGGCAGCCCCGTCTGGTTAAGTTCGGTAACAAACCTTAAGTATTACAGCTCTCCAACTAAAATTCAACGACATGACAGAAACCGTCAGGTTGTTGTTCTCGGATATCTTGCAACAGGAAAGAGTCCTGGTAATATGCAACTTATCATCGATAAAAAGTTAGCGGATGCTGGTTTGCCTCCTCCGGGGATTAAGATGGATTGGCAAGGCGAGAACAAGATGATGGGTGAAGAAATGGGCTTTATGTTCCAGGCTCTACTCTTAGCCTTCATCTTAGTCTATATCTTAATGGCTTCACTGTTCGATAACTTGCTTACACCACTTATTATAATGCTGGCTCAACCGCAAGCGATGGTTGGTGCGCTGTTGGCGTTGGTTATCACCAACGTTGGCTTCAGTATCGTTGCGATGATTGGTGTCATCATGCTTGTAGGATTAGTTGGCAAGAACGCCATCTTGTTAGTAGACTACACCAACACCCTTCGTGAACGTGGTCTTACGCGACGCAATGCGCTTCTAGAAGCTGGTCCCACCCGATTACGGCCTATTTTGATGACGACCTCGGCGATGGTTTTGGCGATGATACCTGTTGCGCTAGCGATTGGACGTGGTTCCGAATTCCGTGCGCCGTTAGGTATTGCGGTAATTGGCGGTTTGATCTTGTCGACGGTTTTGACGCTTGTCGTCATCCCGTGCATCTACACAATTTTCGATGACCTATCGAATTGGATTTCACGCACAGTGTTTAAACGCCAATTAGCTCCTGTTGAGTCGGAGCAAGAACCTGTTGCGATAAACTCAATTCCGAGTAATGGTTCGGAATAA